From a single Stomoxys calcitrans chromosome 4, idStoCalc2.1, whole genome shotgun sequence genomic region:
- the LOC106086020 gene encoding fibrinogen C domain-containing protein 1: MNLCYIIFVLYSGYVLCSDDDTTKEYLNPNLHDDRVALWTYLFTKLNTLMEQTVNSTQILGNLAKESENMNAKLEDQHKQLIYLKESKEHQKQYLVDNSLEYRKSSNWITILKRFDGSVNFYRNWSAYRYGFGNAPHGEFFLGLEEIHNMTSSAPHELLVVLKDWDNEMRYAHYDLFEIGRAFEGFKLKILGNYQGDAGDALEPHKGMMFSTFDVDNDMDKQPRHNCAIGFRGGWWFKNCYTSHLNGVYDSKGYGILWDTWRPKYSLSYAEMKIRRKEKAN; the protein is encoded by the exons atgaatttgtgttacATAATATTTGTCCTATATTCAGGATATGTTCTCTGCTCAGATGATGACACAACCAAGGAGTATTTA AACCCTAACCTACACGATGATAGAGTAGCCCTTTGGACATATCTTTTCACTAAATTGAATACCTTGATGGAACAGACAGTAAATTCAACTCAAATTCTCGGTAACTTGGCGAAGGA ATCAGAGAACATGAATGCCAA GCTAGAAGACCAGCACAAACAACTGATTTACCTAAAAGAGAGCAAGGAGCATCAAAAGCAATATCTGGTCGACAATAGTTTGGAGTATCGCAAAAG CTCCAACTGGATAACCATACTCAAACGTTTCGATGGCTCTGTCAATTTCTATCGCAATTGGAGCGCATATCGCTATGGCTTTGGCAATGCACCGCATGGAGAATTTTTCTTAGGCTTAGAAGAGATACACAATATGACCTCTAGTGCTCCACATGAACTATTGGTGGTGCTAAAAGATTGGGATAATGAAATGCGTTATGCCCACTATGATCTTTTTGAGATTGGAAGGGCATTTGAAGGCTTTAAGCTGAAAATTTTAGGTAATTACCAAGGCGATGCTGGAGATGCTTTGGAACCGCACAAGGGCATGATGTTCTCCACCTTTGATGTGGATAATGATATGGACAAACAACCTCGACACAATTGTGCCATAGGATTTCGTGGTGGCTGGTGGTTTAAAAACTGTTATACCAG TCATTTAAATGGTGTATATGACTCTAAAGGTTATGGCATACTTTGGGATACTTGGAGACCGAAATACTCGCTTAGCTATGCCGAAATGAAAATACGCAGAAAAGAAAAGGCAAACTAA